A single Anabas testudineus chromosome 10, fAnaTes1.2, whole genome shotgun sequence DNA region contains:
- the LOC113160408 gene encoding uncharacterized protein LOC113160408 has product MEFIEGSRGIYRPIRVLFETPIYDRVLQLCWHIRSYKSQMALMTELLRLQQENLIPSQVTTEDMINLILEKSKSTVRERLWEFELEDFDEEDAKPLLMLVWAVNVSNKMRDVEFEAQMLLKSPQALPPNFQHPKVLSVAQEYAQILREKKQEAPSFKLLCPQDVVMEVVPRVLQGFWVLPPRPLLNMPSLKLSKLSIGVTKAVLDGVSNGLPINNHQVTFSRSIRDDMVLSILTEIRQTHPHDILVNRIKSFAPVLLSEIAEVAVRQVCGMFQPQSPKVSAHLTPAAEPPVTIQVQDDFSLPVTEEKPTPSPETDSAAVQTASITPEPAEPECITEGEARDNTGAPDSAVVPALQIPPTEPVSAEPMIQPREDEIKSPEKDPDLKSTVVSGTSAPLAVPRGITEIQDRTDETTRADMEKKPKPSGPANSAVAPPFLTLDPHPAVIAALQDGFTRNLATEEPPSSPETASVVVSSPPAPEPPPAEPLDTADVQDSEDRNESLSLEEDPKPTRAPDSAMVLASPASLNLPLEPVAVVIDHSGVKRSNKNRIRRFFRWLFKPLCCCCFAQSDRLTSF; this is encoded by the exons ATGGAGTTTATTGAAGGAAGTAGAGGAATCTACAGACCCATCAGG GTGTTGTTTGAGACACCCATATATGATCGGgttctgcagctctgctggCATATTAGAAGCTACAAGTCTCAG ATGGCTCTGATGACGGAGCTACTAAGACTACAACAGGAAAACCTGATCCCATCTCAGGTGACTACTGAAGACATGATCAACCTGATTTTAGAGAAAAGCAAAAGTACAGTGAGAGAACG TCTTTGGGAGTTTGAACTGGAGGATTTTGATGAGGAGGATGCCAAGCCACTTCTCATGCTG GTGTGGGCAGTAAACGTCAGCAACAAAATGAGGGATGTTGAGTTTGAAGCCCAGATGCTCCTCAAGTCCCCACAGGCCTTACCTCCTAATTTCCA ACATCCTAAAGTCCTCAGTGTGGCACAAGAATACGCTCAGATCctgagagagaagaagcaggAAGCACCGAGCTTCAAGCTGCTCTGTCCACAAGACGTGGTGATGGAAGTGGTTCCCAGAGTCCTGCAGGGCTTCTGGGTGCTCCCTCCCCGTCCCCTCTTAAATATGCCTTCCCTGAAGCTCAGTAAACTGTCCATCGGGGTTACAAAGGCTGTTTTGGATGGGGTCTCCAATGGTCTCCCCATCAACAACCATCAGGTCACCTTCTCTCGCTCCATCAGAGATGACATGGTGCTGTCTATCCTGACAGAGATCAGACAGACTCACCCACATGACATCCTTGTGAACAGGATCAAGAGCTTTGCACCGGTGCTGCTGAGTGAAATTGCTGAAGTTGCAGTGAGACAGGTTTGTGGGATGTTTCAGCCTCAGAGCCCTAAAGTGTCAGCTCATCTGACACCCGCTGCTGAACCTCCTGTCACCATTCAAGTCCAGGATGACTTCAGTCTGCCTGTGACTGAGGAGAAGCCAACACCCAGCCCAGAGACAGACTCTGCTGCGGTGCAGACAGCTTCTATAACACCTGAACCTGCAGAACCTGAATGCATTACGGAGGGTGAGGCCAGGGACAACACCGGAGCACCAGACTCTGCTGTGGTTCCAGCTCTTCAAATACCTCCTACTGAACCCGTGTCTGCTGAACCTATGATTCAGCCCAGGGAGGATGAAATTAAAAGCCCAGAGAAGGACCCAGACCTAAAATCCACTGTAGTGTCAGGTACTTCAGCACCCCTTGCTGTACCCAGAGGCATTACTGAGATTCAGGACAGAACTGATGAAACAACAAGAGCTGACATGGAAAAGAAGCCCAAACCTAGTGGACCAGCAAACTCTGCTGTGGCCCCACCTTTTCTGACACTAGATCCTCATCCTGCGGTCATCGCTGCTTTGCAGGACGGCTTCACCAGGAACCTGGCTACAGAGGAGCCACCATCCAGTCCAGAGACAGCCTCTGTAGTGGTGTCTTCCCCACCAGCTCCTGAGCCACCGCCCGCTGAACCTCTTGacactgctgatgttcaggACAGTGAGGACAGAAACGAAAGCTTGAGCCTAGAGGAAGACCCAAAACCCACCAGAGCACCAGACTCTGCAATGGTTCTAGCTTCACCAGCTAGTTTGAACCTTCCTCTTGAACCTGTGGCCGTTGTTATAGATCACTCAGGAGTCAAGAGGAGCAACAAGAACAGAATACGACGTTTCTTCCGTTGGCTCTTTAaaccactgtgctgctgctgctttgctcaAAGTGACAGACTAACGTCTTTTTGA